The bacterium genome contains a region encoding:
- a CDS encoding transcriptional repressor: MNAFSILEKSKLPLDVQTLVEKLKVNKTTVYRQLEKLIKNNKVIEVELGEGKKRYEVKSLDHHHHLICKKCGKLEDISLDEEVLMNQVSKKTKFNVESHSLEFFGHCVKCN, translated from the coding sequence ATGAATGCATTTTCTATTTTAGAGAAATCAAAACTTCCTTTAGATGTTCAGACTCTGGTTGAAAAGTTAAAAGTAAATAAAACTACTGTCTATAGACAGCTTGAGAAGTTAATAAAGAACAACAAAGTAATTGAGGTTGAGCTGGGGGAGGGAAAGAAAAGATATGAAGTAAAAAGTTTAGATCACCACCACCATTTAATTTGTAAAAAATGTGGCAAGTTGGAGGACATTAGTCTAGATGAAGAGGTTTTAATGAATCAGGTGTCTAAAAAAACCAAATTTAATGTAGAAAGTCACAGTTTAGAATTTTTTGGACATTGTGTTAAGTGTAACTAA